A DNA window from Fragaria vesca subsp. vesca linkage group LG3, FraVesHawaii_1.0, whole genome shotgun sequence contains the following coding sequences:
- the LOC101298203 gene encoding pyruvate dehydrogenase E1 component subunit beta-like, producing the protein MAAVFGATSAAISISSSNSSRKLHLPSRRSLPGRKASFVVVRSDAGVNPGHNARARRADQLITNAVATKADGAAASAPSKPGHELLLFEALREGLEEEMARDPTVCVMGEDVGHYGGSYKVTKGLAEKYGDLRVLDTPIAENSFTGMGIGAAMTGLRPIIEGMNMGFLLLAFNQISNNCGMLHYTSGGQFKIPVVIRGPGGVGRQLGAEHSQRLESYFQSIPGIQMVACSTPYNAKGLMKAAIRSDNPVILFEHVLLYNLKERIPDEEYVCSLEEAEMVRPGEHVTILTYSRMRYHVMQAAKTLVNKGYDPEVIDIRSLKPFDLYTIGNSVKKTHRVLIVEECMRTGGIGASLTAAITENFHDYLDAPIVCLSSQDVPTPYAATLEEVTVVQPAQIVTAVEELCQ; encoded by the exons ATGGCCGCCGTCTTCGGAGCCACCTCCGCCGCTATTTCCATCTCCTCCTCCAACTCCTCCCGGAAGCTCCACCTCCCTTCCCGTAGATCCCTCCCAG GGAGAAAAGCCAGCTTTGTTGTGGTTAGATCTGACGCCGGAGTTAACCCGGGCCACAATGCCAGGGCCCGCCGCGCTGATCAGCTGATCACTAATGCTGTTGCT ACCAAAGCAGATGGTGCTGCAGCTTCCGCGCCGTCGAAACCTGG GCATGAACTTCTTCTTTTTGAAGCCTTACGAGAAGGATTAGAAGAAGAGATGGCTAGGGATCCCACTGTATGTGTAATGGGTGAAGATGTGGGTCACTATGGAGGATCGTACAAGGTGACCAAAGGCCTTGCTGAAAAGTATGGGGATCTCAGGGTTCTTGATACTCCAATTGCTGAGAACTCCTTCACAGGGATGGGTATTGGAGCTGCCATGACTGGTCTGAGACCAATTATTGAGGGTATGAACATGGGTTTTCTCCTTCTTGCCTTTAACCAGATCTCCAACAACTGTGGTATGCTCCACTACACTTCTGGAGGTCAATTCAAGATACCAGTAGTCATTCGTGGACCTGGTGGAGTGGGTAGACAACTTGGGGCTGAGCACTCACAACGTCTCGAGTCGTACTTTCAGTCAATCCCTGGAATCCAAATGGTAGCATGCTCAACCCCTTACAATGCTAAAGGTCTGATGAAAGCTGCCATTCGAAGTGATAACCCTGTGATCCTTTTCGAGCACGTGTTGCTATACAACCTGAAGGAGAGAATCCCTGATGAGGAATATGTGTGTTCTCTTGAGGAAGCTGAGATGGTTAGGCCTGGGGAGCATGTCACTATATTAACATATTCTAGGATGAGGTATCATGTGATGCAGGCTGCTAAAACTTTGGTGAACAAGGGGTACGACCCAGAAGTTATTGATATTAGGTCATTGAAACCATTTGATCTTTACACCATTGGGAACTCAGTGAAGAAAACACATAGGGTCCTGATTGTGGAGGAGTGCATGCGGACAGGTGGAATTGGTGCTAGTTTGACAGCAGCCATCACCGAGAACTTCCATGATTATTTAGACGCTCCAATTGTATGCCTGTCGTCCCAGGACGTGCCAACACCATATGCTGCAACATTAGAGGAAGTGACTGTTGTTCAACCAGCTCAAATTGTGACAGCAGTTGAGGAGCTCTGCCAGTAG
- the LOC101306306 gene encoding uncharacterized protein LOC101306306, with the protein MELLYLLCSILSTFLTSLTLSLLLPLRTLLRRLSPSRAASSSVSLYQGTVFHQRRRPVHHSFRYSVRYALIDLDDAPHALPNHLSADEARRIAGTSGRTLLLTIPESVGYEQNPLSLYYCYDDPILKKCIAEVTNTPWGERVLFVFDPDSDLVAKPLHVSPFMDMLGNWSIKANAPDDTLFVSISVQHPDLGNYFTATLKANRVPSSLVSDHALFFWLMPHKVAVWIYWHALKLWWKNVAFVQHPRYTNPAYRDEAVVRNQKLQCCPAIRLNKDKHQQLEGGSQGCMVNKESEPRYIKWRDAKWPWS; encoded by the exons ATGGAGCTTCTCTATCTGCTCTGTTCAATCCTCTCCACCTTCCTCACTTCCCTCACTCTCTCCCTCCTCCTCCCGCTCCGCACGCTCCTCCGCCGCCTCTCCCCCTCACGCGCCGCCTCTTCCTCCGTCTCCCTCTACCAAGGCACCGTCTTTCACCAGCGTCGCCGCCCCGTCCACCACTCCTTCCGCTACTCCGTCCGCTACGCCCTCATCGACCTCGACGACGCCCCCCACGCGCTCCCCAACCACCTCTCCGCCGACGAGGCTCGCCGCATTGCCGGCACCTCCGGCCGAAC TTTGCTTTTGACGATTCCGGAAAGCGTGGGGTATGAGCAGAACCCGTTGAGCTTGTACTACTGCTATGATGATCCGATTTTGAAGAAATGCATTGCTGAG GTAACGAATACGCCATGGGGAGAAAGGGTGTTGTTTGTTTTCGATCCAGATTCTGATTTAGTGGCTAAACCACTGCATGTCAGTCCTTTTATG GACATGTTGGGGAATTGGAGTATCAAAGCAAATGCTCCTGATGATACGCTGTTTGTTTCAATTTCAGTTCAACACCCTGACCTCGGAAACTATTTTACAGCTACCCTTAAAGCTAATAGGGTACCCTCATCATTGGTGTCTGATCATGCACTGTTTTTCTGGTTGATGCCACATAAGGTTGCAGTGTGGATATATTGGCAT GCCTTAAAACTGTGGTGGAAGAATGTGGCATTTGTCCAACACCCAAGGTATACAAACCCTGCATATAGGGATGAAGCTGTGGTTCGTAACCAGAAACTTCAGTGCTGTCCGGCTATTCGATTGAACAAAGATAAACATCAGCAACTTGAAGGAGGGAGTCAAGGATGTATGGTTAACAAAGAAAGTGAGCCTCGTTATATCAAATGGAGAGATGCTAAGTGGCCTTGGTCTTGA